In the genome of Palaemon carinicauda isolate YSFRI2023 chromosome 15, ASM3689809v2, whole genome shotgun sequence, one region contains:
- the LOC137654362 gene encoding uncharacterized protein has product MPKLKQPKGRGRKMDVMEETADRESPHSSFSSLDMVIPETQQDTSQSQVSCDDDLKKKRVRVSKKDIPDYQWTEETETTLADLVKENPMLFDKKHKEWINKVLKDSRWAYIGSQLEPPATAAQCKKRYENLRTRVGKIMKKEKKSGAGQAQRSGRDDFIMDTWSFLIQHIVRGETVASEEFRGSEGGATTASEVDDDVRSTGTRSQASTTTRKDKGKGSCRTLDTSHSDTYVSEKDFSNILRNLVSKADSSTPTYMGQHKIVHDFSCLLEGYMRAIPVHRWHEFQIECLNLTQRYRDETQVLQQAQQQSSETWAGPQQQQPLQPPVHPPVHQQPPQQQSPWQPPHQQSTWQPPHQQSTWQPPHQQSPWQPPHQQSPWQPPHQQQPWQSPQPGPSHAQPEQQQQHRPASHNWVPQSSPSSLPRTTEWHPGMPTPLSSTPVQVTSPSVPVSSPTLVQAPSPAPSLTSLSAAFKSPLTFPVLTPGTIDSSLDEAMTPSPLYSSKELDTPPVKDKEI; this is encoded by the exons atgcctaaactgaagcagccaaagggaagggggaggaaaatggacgtgatggaggagactgcagatcgagaatctcctcattcatcattttcaagtctcgatatggtcatcccggagacacagcaggatacaagccagagccaggtatcctgtgatgacgatttaaagaagaagcgggttcgggtgtctaagaaggacatccctgactaccagtggacggaagagacggagactacgttggccgaccttgtcaaggagaaccccatgctctttgacaagaaacacaaggagtggataaacaaggtgttgaaggacagcaggtgggcatatataggaagccagctggaacctcctgccactgctgcccagtgcaaaaaacgctacgaaaacttgaggacgagggttggcaaaattatgaagaaggagaagaagagtggagctggccaagcccaaaggagtggccgtgatgacttcatcatggacacttggtcgttcctcatacagcacatcgtccggggagagacagtcgccagtgaggagtttcgtggctccgaaggaggtgccacgacagccagcgaagtcgacgatgacgtgaggtcgacggggactcgcagccaggcatctaccaccaccaggaaggacaaggggaaggggtcctgccgaacacttgacacctctcacagcgacacctatgtgtcggagaaggatttcagcaatatattgaggaat cttgtgtcgaaagctgattcgtcaaccccaacgtatatgggccagcacaagattgtgcacgatttttcgtgcctgctggaaggctacatgcgtgccatcccagtacaccgatggcacgaattccaaatagagtgcctcaatctcacacaacgttacagggacgagactcaggtcttgcagcaggcacagcaacaatcctcagagacctgggcaggcccacagcaacagcaacctttacagccccctgtgcatccccctgtgcatcagcaaccccctcagcaacagtcaccttggcagccccctcaccagcagtcaacttggcagccccctcaccagcagtcaacttggcagccccctcaccagcagtcaccttggcaaccccctcaccagcagtcaccttggcaaccccctcaccagcagcaaccttggcagtcccctcaaccaggaccctcgcatgcacagccagagcagcagcaacagcatcgtccagccagtcataactgggtgccgcagtcaagcccttcttccttgccccgtaccacggagtggcacccagggatgccaactccactgtcatccacccctgtccaggtgacctcgccatcagtgccagtgtcgtcacccacccttgtccaggctccttcaccagcaccttcattaacgtcgctgtcggcggcattcaaaagtccattgaccttccctgtcctgaccccggggaccatcgacagcagccttgatgaagccatgacaccctcacccctctactcgtccaaggagcttgataccccaccagtcaaggacaaggaaatttaa